A genome region from Macrotis lagotis isolate mMagLag1 chromosome 4, bilby.v1.9.chrom.fasta, whole genome shotgun sequence includes the following:
- the LOC141522830 gene encoding olfactory receptor 4F15-like produces MDGTNNSVVSEFVLLGLSASWEVKILLFFFFFSFYMGIMLGNFFIVFTVIFDSHLHSPMYFLLANLSLIDLGLSSTTVPRMITDIFNEHKVISFPGCMIQIFFIHVMGGTEMVLLIAMAYDRYTAICKPLHYLTIMNHKTCICFVATAWVIGVIHAVSQFVFVVNLPFCGPNKVDSFYCDIPKVAVLACTDTSWLEYVVTANSGLISMGTFFLLIISYIFILVTVRHHSSAGLSKAFSTLSAHITVVFLFFVPCFFVYVWKVPTLSLDKFLLILVFLVTPLFNPAIYTLRNKDMKLAMKRLMKKIVRTKEIH; encoded by the coding sequence ATGGATGGAACAAACAATTCTGTGGTATCTGAGTTTGTATTACTGGGACTTTCTGCTTCTTGGGAGGtgaagattcttctttttttctttttcttttcattttatatgggAATTATGCTGggaaatttcttcattgtttttactGTAATTTTTGATTCTCATTTACATTCCCCTATGTACTTTCTGTTAGCCAATCTCTCCCTCATTGACCTTGGTCTATCTTCTACTACAGTTCCAAGAATGATCACTGACATTTTTAATGAACACAAAGTCATCTCCTTTCCAGGGTGCATGATACAGATATTCTTTATCCATGTCATGGGAGGAACTGAGATGGTCCTACTCATTGCCATGGCCTATGACAGATACACAGCCATCTGTAAACCTCTTCATTACCTGACTATTATGAACCACAAAACATGCATTTGTTTTGTAGCTACTGCCTGGGTGATTGGGGTGATTCATGCTGTGTctcaatttgtttttgttgtaaATTTGCCCTTCTGTGGCCCTAATAAGGTTGACAGTTTTTATTGTGACATCCCCAAGGTTGCTGTACTTGCCTGCACAGATACTTCCTGGTTGGAGTATGTGGTCACTGCTAACAGTGGGCTTATCTCCATGGgcactttctttcttttaatcatctcctatattttcattttggttaCTGTCAGACATCACTCTTCAGCTGGTTTGTCCAAGGCTTTCTCCACACTCTCAGCTCATATCACTGTGGTGTTCTTATTCTTTGTCCCCTGCTTCTTTGTCTATGTGTGGAAAGTTCCCACTCTGTCACTGGATAAATTTTTGCTTATTCTAGTCTTTCTTGTCACTCCACTCTTCAATCCTGCCATATATACATTAAGAAACAAAGATATGAAATTAGCCATGAAAAGACTGATGAAGAAGATTGTGAGAACTAAGGAAATTCACTGA